CCAGCTGGTCGATCAGATTGTCCTCGTTGATTTCGGGCGAGGCAAAATTCGATCCGATGTCGATAAACGTCGGCAAGCTGCCGGTGGTCATGCCTTTCAAACGCTGCATCGTCGTAGTAGGCGGATCGGCCACAAACTTTAAGCGCCGGCTGTGGTCCGGATACTTACGCAACAGTTCCGCAATGAACGGAAGATTGTTTTCGTACGGGGCCGGTTGCGAGTTGGCCGCGTCGTAGAGGCCAAAGTCATAACGCAGGGCGTCGATGACGAGCAGAATCACCTTTGCCTTCGGTGGCAAGCAAATGCCGGACGATCGGTTCACATCACGCAGGATAGAGGCCACTTTCTCGGTGCCATTACAGCCGCTCTGTGAAGATGAATCAAGTGCATAATTGATGAGTGCTACCCAAAGGTGATTGCAATCTGTTTGCAGGGTTGTTACCACTTGTGACGGGTCATTCCCACACCGGTAATCTTCGTACCGCACACAGGAACTGGTCTCGGTGTCGGTCACCCGCGTCAGCAGGAATCCCTGCGAAAACAGGTGTATCCCGGCGCTAATTAGCAGCGATAGCCACACGagaacaaacacaaaattccttgctttggccattttcggcTTTTACACGGCCCGTTGCGGGGCGCCGATCACTGAAAACTACGGCACGTTGAGGCTTATCAAACCATTTGGGACACGATATTCCACGCGTAGTGCACGCCTCAAAACACGTAAAGTAGGTCGTAATTCGTTATCTAGACAAACAAACGTTCTAATTGCGGGGGCGAAAAGATATTACGGGCTTGCGAAGCAAACACTCCATTGCGGGAAGCAAACGTTTGACAGAACgcaacgatttgacagttcggTCGGAGTGTCTACGCTGAGCAGACGGTGCTCGCGAAAGGCACTCAGCAGAGACATACGTCCACTGTTACGAAAGTGCGTTGCAAACCGATGGCTGAAGTTAATTCAAATtgcattaaaaacaaaatcagctGTTTCGAATCATGAGGGTAACAAATTTTAATCTGATTCAAATTTCCCGAAGACTAATAGACAAGGTAAGTGCATACCAAGCAAATGTAATATATttctatgttttattttatttttatgaatcgTTTAAATGGGTTTCACATTTGATCCGGTGTTTTACATACTGTGTCCTATGAAGAGTCATGTCCGCGTTATCAATAATATACGAATTCGGCCACTCTAGTTGCTCAAcacatttacatttaaaaaatatccaTAGAAAGTGCAGCTCATCCTCGTTTCCCCCTCCCCACGCCCCGTATGTGTGCTAGTAGAACGTTGAATGTGCGGTAATGAGAGATCCTCCCGTGTGCACCACCGCGCGGTACCGGGATTATGGAAGATTAGCCAAGCTTTTTACATGTGCTGTAGAGCGTGAATCATCAGCGGGAAAGGTGTGTCAGAAAGGAGGGCAAGAGTTATGGTTACTGCCTGCCCGGAGGAACACAGAGTTTTGCCTCCGCCGGTTCAGTTTGTAGCCGTTACGTGCAGCACACCGTTTACAGCACAGTAGCAAAGATGAATAAATTCACTGTTGTCACCCGGATCGCGGTATTAACTTTAATATCATGTTTCTGTGTATGACAGCTACAATTTTGTAAATAGTTTCCTCCGTTCAATTGTTCGAATTGGTAGTTTCAGGTTTGCAATGGGTGCGCACGCACGGGACAAGGATTTTCGGGCTGGATGATCGCGTCAGCTTGAGAAAACGCGTCGACAAAGAAACGATCCACGGTCCACCTCATCGTAAACCACCATTTTGTCCAGCACATCAAGCACATCAAGAAGGGCGAAGGTTACTTTGATCAAGAAAGCCAGATACCAGTGCACAGCTGCTGTGCGTTGGCAGAAAGCAACTAGCGATGGTTTCCTTTCCCACGGTCTACTACGATTGGGGGGAGCAGAAAATGAACTTACGCGTTACTTTAAAcgggaaaaatatttacactCGTAGATTAAGTCGGATTGTTTTCGGGGAAGCGAGATGACCTTAGATAGCAGTGAATATACCGAGATACTGAGAAAGATTGAACGATCATCGATTAACATACTCCTTAAACATAAATGCCACACCCGCACCAGCAGTCAGTAAAAGGGGCGGCCGCCGTGAAAATCGCCGCCAACGCCGGGGGGATTGGTTTTTCTTAATTATTgagattgattgattgttcGTTTTCGTCACTGTTGGGGGTCACTCTGCGCAGTGATTGTGTGTGGCGGCGGATGGAATGAAAGGAGTTCGAGTTTTTGAGATGCTTTTTCAAGGTATTGCCTTTCGCCATCGTTTGCTTTACTGCTCTTTTCCACACTGCTTAGGCTTACCGTACGACAATCGACCATGAGGAGCAACATGGTGTATGGCAGGGACGCGCACAAGAAGTGTATTCATACACAAAAGACATCCTATACGGAGAGTAAAAAAATGGGGACAAAACGTCCAAATTGCAATGGTTACGACTAGCAGCGAAAATACGAAAAAGAAGCTTAATAAGAAATAAGCTTCAAACTGCGCACACCAGGGGACGCAGTAAAGTTTTGCACCAGTTAAAAgtttgaaagagaaaacacatAACAATAAATAGACTACAAAAGTAGtggtaaaaaaacaaaaaagtagaGGTAGAAATTGAAGTAAGATAGAGGTAGAAATCGGTCCGAGAGAGCGAATTCCGCTAAATACAACAGAGCTCGGAGAAAAACACCAAACGCTCAACAAAACAGCTTCTTGCGCGCATTCCCGCATACGTTCTCGATGTATCATgcgcctttctctctctctctatcacaCAAAAAACTAACAATCTATAATCGAAAGAATCCTCTCTAACCACTGTAGCACTGTTCGACGACACTTCGTTTGCTAGGGTTTGCCCGCGGTTCCCATTCCCTCAGAGCGCCCATTAGTTATGCCCATTTTGCCTCCTAACCTTAATTGGCCTACGCATTAATGGGAAGCTCAAGCCACGTGACGCGATATTGCTGGATGCTGCGTGGgtttaacgaaaaaaaagctctAAATAAATAACCAGAAAGGTGCCGGCAAAGGGTTGCCGGATGAGTCAACGATCTCCTTGGTCCGAGGGGGTCCAAGGGAAGAGATGCGAAGGTAATGATGGTCTGTGAGACGCCACGTGTGGTGTGATTTACGTATGAAGTGATGTGCAGCCGCTTCTCGCTCCCCGGAAGCAACGAAGGCTGGCGGATGATGTGGCGGTTTGCTGCTGGCGGAGCGTTTATCAGAAGGGAGCCGCCTCCTTGTATTCACTTGGGTCCATGGTGAAGAAATCTTCCAACTTCCACTGCAGCGTCTCGAAGGTTGGCCGCCGCATCGGATCCTTGTTCCAGCACTCGAGCATGATCTCGTACAGCGGCGTGTTGCAGTTCTGTGGCTGCGGCATACGGTAGCCGTGCTCGACCTGCGTCAGGACCTCGGCGTTCGTCATACCTGTTGTGGAGAATGCAGCGTACAGAGGGGGGTTAGTGGAAGCTGCTAGTGCGCCGTTTGCGCGCTGCTGGGACACGTACCAGGATACGGTATTCTGCCGTATGTGACCAGCTCCGTCAGCAGAATGCCGAAGCTCCACACGTCCGATTTGATCGAGAACTTGCTGTAGTTTGCCGCCTCCGGAGCGGTCCACTTGATCGGGAAGCGGGCCCCAACGCGAGCCTCATACTCGTCTTCTTTGATTAATCTGCAAGCGGTGGAACGGAGACGTTAGGTACCAGCGAACTGCTTGCCGAGCACGGACAGCGACACACTTACCTAGCTAATCCGAAATCGGCAATCTTTACGATATTATTATCACCGACCAGCACGTTCCGTGCGGCCAAGTCACGATGGATGTAGTTCTGGGACTCGAGATACGCCATGCCGGCCGCAATTTGGGCCGCCATGTCGATCAGCTGCGGCAGCTTCAATGATCTGCCCTTGCCTGCGGGGAATGAAACGGTAGTAAGCATCGTGTTTAGTTCTTGGTCTTTGGTATGCGAGGACACCGTTGCTTACCTTGCAGATAGTCCAGCAGTGAGCCGTGCTTCATGAGCTCTGTGATGATGTAGATCGGTTCCTCTAGCGTGCAGACGGCGTACAGCTGGATGAGCTTCAGGTGCCGCAGCTTCTTCATGATCTGTGCCTCGGCCAGGAAATCTTTCGGGTCCATTGTGCCTGCGGGAAGGGACAACCAAGACGACGGACGGTTAGTAGCTGCCGTGTGCACTTCGAAGAGGTGCCACTTACCCGATTTGAGTGTCTTGATGGCCACCGGTGTCGTGTTGTTCCACAGACCCTCCCAGACGTCGCCAAACTGTCCGGAGCCAAGCTTGCGTACGAACTTGAGCGATGTCCTATCAATTTCCCACTGATCGCGCGTGCGATGAGATAGACCATCGGTGACAGGTTTCTCGATCTGTGAATAGGCAAAGCACAGTGTAAAGGTCAGTGAACGTGGTTGGAAGACGGGCTCCATTTCTGGCAGGATCAGCGGTACTGTCGGGGAAGTCAGTGCGGAGCGCTGTTGCTAGAGACAATACGCAGGGAGGAAAACGGGGCCTTTAAAGGAGAGCcttaaacacacacagccaaaTGATACGAAAGATGATGGAACACATAGAAGAAGGTAACGGACAGCATTAGCAGGGTAAGACGGAACACAACATGGGTTTACCACTAAAGCCTACAAGTTACTACTATTGTTACTAAGCAAATCCCGCGGAGCTGTGTATCTGAGATTAGCAGAAGAGAATGTTTCTAGGGACAcgaccatcgatcgatcgttgatACAACTCGCCTAACGATGTTGACGATGATAGGAGCTCTCGTCATCGTCAACTTCTTGGCCGCCTGGTCAACGGCCAGCAAGCAGGTCATTCGATGGtcggcacacacatgcactcCCCGAGTTTTATCGATTCACGACCGAATCACACAGCCGTTTGCACGCACTGGACTCTTGCGCAAAACATCTCACGCCACACATCACGGCACAGGGTACATACGTTGCTGATCGGCTTGTTTTCTGTCTGCCACCACTACGACCACTTGGAAGGCAATTAGACTTGCGCGAAGCACGACACGCAATGCGCGACGCCGAAGGAAGAAAGTCGTTTGCATGCTAATGCGCCACatgatgcgcgcgcgcgcgcgacgcaTGTGCCAATCGATGTTGACTTTGGCTTCGCACAAAGCAAACCTGCTGCCAGCGAAGAACGGATCAGCCGCTGAAAGGGGTGATCTTCACCGTGGGACGCGGGGTGCTTTCGGTGCTTCTTCCGGTAAATAAATTCGCGTACCGCGCGCTCGGGGATGGAATGTGCTTCACCGGTTTCCGCAATCCGTCACCAGCAGAGGAGCCCCGCTCGAAACGCTGTTTTGCATTCTGACacttttgttgtgtttgcggTTTTTGCTCGGTTCCACCACCGCAAACCGGTGGATCCGGTCGTTCTTTTCGACGGCTAGTTAATTTGGGGAGTTCTTCCTCGTTTTGGTGCCGGATTTGCAAATTCTATTGGCAAGACGGCGTAAATAAGTTTGGCAAATGCCAGGATCGGGAAGACGTGCGTGTTGTGGAGGAACCGGATGAGTAAGTTTAACTGCCGTTTGAagggttgtttgtttatcttttaaGACGGGCGCATGGCAGGAGCATCGTTGTGAAGGACGGCCGGATGGGTGCAATTAAATAAATCCGCTTGTTTCCGGTGCTCCTACAGGTGCTTGAAAAGTGCGTCGAGTGCTGATCCTTAAGAGTGGTCCCTATAAACAACCCATTTCCTGTCCCTTTAGAAGCCGGAGGGAACTCGATGGAGCGAATCTCGCATTAGAATTCGCGACAAAAGATTGCTGGTGTTACGGTTTCcatattaaattaatattacaAAACTGTAGGTTAAATATTCCCACCTTTTTGTGTGTATTAAGTTAAATGCGGTTTTGACCTTTGAAGAAGGCACATAAAAAACGAGGATTTGGAAATCAATTGCCCTCTGTGGACCTCACAGCAGAACGTATGCACAACGGCGTAGCAATAAAGCGAGAATATATGGTCCTTTGCGTTGCTGCATTCGGACGAGAAATGGACAAAGTTCACGCAAAACTCGGTGCGCGGagtgttattgatttttatgataAATTGCATTCCATTTATCATTGCCCGTGGTGCCGTTTTCCTCACTTCGACCATCGATCCGGCCGTTTACGACACTCGTACGTAATAAACCTCTTCGAAAGCACGACTCCCTTTTCCATTAAATTGGAATATGATGTACATTTGTTGTTCCAACACTTCCTGGTAGACGTAGAGCGAGGAAAAGTAATGTATTATACATGAAATGAGGCGCGGGTTCGGGACATCTGGCTGAGTGCGCCCACAAGAAGGAAGGCAGCATCCAACACACGCGGAAGCATGTAGAGCAATCGTTTGAACCGGTCAACCGAACCGTTCTCTCCGGGGGCACTCTAGGTCCTCTGCTGAGACATTTATGCTGCATATGCATGTGGTGCGCAGTGTCTACATGACAGACAACGGCAtcggagagcaaaaaaatgaatcCTGTCGCTCCCGTCGCACTTGTGTACATATCCTTTGCGCAACGTTCACACCCCAGTGTGAATGAAGAAGAGTGACCACGGcggggaaaaataaattcactgACCTTTCAAGGCAACGCTAGGCCCCACAAATCACACATTTTGATCGCCATGATCTGAAGTAAACATTACTGTTTCACAGCGTTCACACCGTTTCGTCCAATGATCGAAAGTAAAGTAGACTCCGTTTGGGGCTGAttgcgaaaacaaacaaaatccagAGAGCTGTTGAGCCCACCGTTCGGTGAGTAACCGGTCGCCCAGAGGCACCAGCGGGTTGGGTGCCACTAAGACTGCCCGCCGGTTCAGGATTCTGCCGGTGGAATAGCAAATGAGCCATCGATGAGCGTCGCCCGACCCCAGAAAACGGTTCATCAACATTTACCAACCATCCAGCAAGGGGCCGCGAGAACGTGCGCTGAATGTGACGGTTCGTGCGCAAGAGCCGACAAATAGATACTTGACAGAAACGGTTTAACGGTTGCACGATCCGTCACCGCCGAACACAATGTGGCTTTGGGATGTGTTTTCTCTGATTTTTTGCATCGTGTTGGttgcattgcattttgcaCGCCCCGGCCCAAGGACGTTGGCTGTGTGATCGATCGCGGACTGGGCGATCGATAGCCCGACAGCGGGTACCGTTAGAGCGATCCTTTGAGAGAAGATGTCATTCAATCTATCTCTCTGTCCGCCACAAGCAAGTTGCCgtaataaacatgtttttgaaaaacaagaaacattcTCTAGTGACTAACAATGGAATGATTTACTATTTACAATCTAATCTAAGCAGTAAGGTACTACGCAACATTAACATTACATAacgcaacacacacaacaacaacacaaaggCTTTAACAGACTCAAAATGCGGTTTGTTGTTAGGTACTTCAGGTGGCGAGCTGAGGATGGTATGTACAGAGATGGGAAAATCTCGTTCTGCAGCATCAAGTATCGAGAGGGTATTGAGGAGCATCACGGGGCAACATTAGCTGGACTCTAAAAGGGTGGCAGAAGGTGACGGGCACACAACACAGGATAAGGGCGCGCGTGTGGTCAACAAACATTCCTCCTACCTCAAACAGTTGATAGTAACGACTTGACTGTGCAAATGATACAGATGATCAGAAGAGATCGATAGTTTGAGGCGCGACCGGTGGCGAGATTGTTTATGAGATTCGATGCGGCCGACCGCgtgttgggtggtggtgatggaatGTGCAACGAAATGTGATTATTATACGATAACGTttgcgaatcgaatcgaaaaggTTTCGATTGAAAAGTCGATAGaatgagtgtgtgtgtgggggggacCGTGGCAAAAAAAGGAGGACGACAAGACGAGGTCAAATTGCAGCCGgagatgaagaaaagaaaagaagaagcaaacacaGCAGGTTAGAGAAGCAGAAAGCGAATGCCCCGGGCGGGGCTTAAGGAAGGATTTAAAATAAAGCTGCCGCACCGGAGAGCGGGCCGATCGACTGACAGTTCCACCCGACGGCGATTGACGTAGCTGGCCACACCACAGGAACCATCCCCCCATCACGTGCGACGCCGAGGCCCGTATGAGGTTTATGATGTGGATTAATTGGATTCATGGTTCGTTTCTTCAACCCCCGCGGGTTGACTGTCAGTCGATTGGCAGATTAGGCAGCCACGGAAGGCAGAAGATCTTTTCCGCATCTTCCGCAGGACAGTCCGTGCGCGAAACAAGAAATAGAAGCGCACACCAAGCTGGCCATCGAagcaacaaccaaaaaaccgGAATCTCCGGTGGAAATCTGACAACCATGCGCTGTCTACGAGGCACCGGCCACGTGGAGAATGTGAGAAATAGCGTCTCATTAAATTATGCTCAGTGTCTTCTCCGCTGGCCGTTACCGAAcaccgagatcgagatcgcTGCTGCCAATTGACGATCACAACATAAAAAGCGTACAGTGACTCCGTGTGGGCCGGGGGATCGCTCGAGATCGGTCTTACCTGTACGCACGGTTTGCATAGGTTCACGCAGAGCCCGTCGGAATCCTTCGAGTAGTGTTCGACCAGCTCCTGCAGCGTGCGGAATGTGGTCCTGCGGGCAATGAAGAAGCCACCCTCGTCCAGCTGCCGGATGCGGTAGTGTTTGACCGTGTCCCCGTCGCGCACTGGAAAGGTACAGAGAAGACGATTAGCAACCGCGAATCGGGTCCAGCACTGGGTCCAGGGTTACCCACCGGAGAGCGAGTAGTCGTTGTGGCGACTTTCCGAATCGCGGATCAAGAACGCTCCGTGCTCGTtctcgggcagcagcagcttcttctCGGCCTCTATTCTCTTTATCTTGCGGAAGTACCATCTGCAGGGACGAAAAGGATGGAGAATCAGATTAACAAAATGCATCACGAGGGCGACATTGTATTAGAATGGGGTGCAAATTGCGAAaatgctaaaaataaatacgatGGGGTTCCTGCGGTTCCTAATTAGAGCCCACGGGCGGAGGCTGAGTTTCTCTGTCACTCTGGCGTGACTTACAGCGGACGCCAGCACACGCGAAGGAAAGTTAATTACCGTCTGCCATGCAATCGCCGTGGCCCAGCCCCTTCGCATCCCAAGCGACGGCCAGGGCTTTGCAAACGTCCGTTTTGGACAGGTGACTATCGCCCGGGATGCCTATCACGGGTGTGCCTctatcgccgtcgtcggccgctGCTGGTTACGGAGCACTCGGATGGCTTTGGCGCGGTCACCATCTAACGGTCCCCGGGCACACTTCACGGCAAATGATTGGCGCCcactcccgggggccaccagcTTATTACGAAGAAAGTGTATAATTACTTTCGAGCCTCCGGGAGCGTCCTGAAGCCCTTTCCTGGTGTTGGCAAGGGGGCCGCGGCGCATGCCGGTGCATTTCCCGTATCGTTCGccaaaccggcggcggcggtggcagcagatCATCGTTCGGCACACAGTTCGCTGGCCACTGTTTTCGCAGAACGATCGCAGTGACACCGAGACCAAAATGGGTTCACCATCGCGTACCGATAGGGCCCCACACATAATTGGCCGCCCGATAGTGACCATTTTTAACCGTCATCCCGGTCCCGCAGCGGCCGTAATTGGCACCACACCGTTTATGCTGCGACGAGATGCATATTACCAATTATTGCGTATCATAACACGCAAACGGTGCGAGAAATGACATAAGGACCATCCGCAACCGTGCGGCGCCGTAACGGATTTGATGAAGTGTCAGCGTTGCGACACTCCACAATTgggaaaaagaaggaagcaCCAAACCACACAGCGTGCACGGCCTTTAAGGAGAGGGCGAAGTGGTGCAGGTCGAACGACAGGTTGAAGGCTCGGGAAACCTTGGGAGGAAATGCATGTTTGAAAtcatgttttaaaatgttgcgAACTAAGGGAAGGTACCAGCCAGCAAGCACGATTTTTCCCACCCATTACGAACCCGATTGTCGGAGAAC
The nucleotide sequence above comes from Anopheles bellator chromosome 1, idAnoBellAS_SP24_06.2, whole genome shotgun sequence. Encoded proteins:
- the LOC131206208 gene encoding tyrosine-protein kinase Src42A, with translation MGNCFSSTAKADPKDAIGAVPIDEPVLAGNSVATPPQEQPIRQQMPALPDPGNDSISTAKIFVALYDYDARTDEDLSFRKGEHLEILNDTQGDWWLARSKKTRQEGYIPSNYVAKLKSIEAEPWYFRKIKRIEAEKKLLLPENEHGAFLIRDSESRHNDYSLSVRDGDTVKHYRIRQLDEGGFFIARRTTFRTLQELVEHYSKDSDGLCVNLCKPCVQIEKPVTDGLSHRTRDQWEIDRTSLKFVRKLGSGQFGDVWEGLWNNTTPVAIKTLKSGTMDPKDFLAEAQIMKKLRHLKLIQLYAVCTLEEPIYIITELMKHGSLLDYLQGKGRSLKLPQLIDMAAQIAAGMAYLESQNYIHRDLAARNVLVGDNNIVKIADFGLARLIKEDEYEARVGARFPIKWTAPEAANYSKFSIKSDVWSFGILLTELVTYGRIPYPGMTNAEVLTQVEHGYRMPQPQNCNTPLYEIMLECWNKDPMRRPTFETLQWKLEDFFTMDPSEYKEAAPF